The DNA window AGGCACGTGTTTCCTTATGTTCCTGTACCATTTGCGAACAAGGTAGCCTCGCCAGAAAGCTTGTATTCTGACATGAAAAGCAAGAAAAGcataagaaacataaaaaaaagttaaaactcTTTTAAGAATACTGGATGGTGCAATATTTTTATGGATGTAGAAGTAGCTTGTAGATAGTAGCTTGGTTGTTTCGCCGTCCGTACCTGATAGCGCATTTTTCCCGATAGAGCCGAGCGCCATCATAGATCACTCTCGTCTCGTACTGTTCCTTCCTGCACATGGGGCAGCTCTTCCTGCCCGAGAAGTTTTCAAAGGACCTCAGGCATACCTGAAATTACAGATTACTAaataattaagaaatattttcaTAAGGTGGAATCAAGGCCTCCATGCCAATCGATGATGCTGGAAGGATATGTTGTGACTTACTTTGTGAAATACATGGGAACAGGAGAGTAGGACCTGTCCAAAACAGGGCATACACAATATTAATAATCATGCAAAGATCATTAAAAACACTTTTCTTATTTGCTGCAACTAGCTAAAGGAAACTGACTCATATTATTTTTTCATGCAACATATTAGTCTTTATCCTCACAACAATTTGTAAATGgtaaattattttgaattaaaaCATGTTTGCTTCGGTATTTACTAGTTGTGTCAGAATTAATACGTTAACGGATGCGTTAATACAGCAGAAACCAGCATAAAAACTTGTtgggagggcggaacctttgtaacgtgtctgcccggagtcattacactgacttacacacacacaacagtgcttccatgtcagtgataaaattatgaagaaaggagctcttagtgctatttgatgtacaaaacaagaccAGATGGGACAGCCTAtataaggcgcattttaattaccacagaagcaggtcaagtcttaactatcaccaaaatgcagaataagACGTTTTtatctgcaagcgcttttcatatggagttcaaagCGATGCTTGACGCTGGCATCGAtgctctgacgcgaatcatgaatgcagcttcacgattgctgtagatAAATGGCTAGCCACAGTCTACCAACAGATAAATATTGTAGAGGATGAGAGTTAAAGAGACTTAATGCctgttgcaatgaatatgcaacctatggagaGACTAGTTTGTTAAATTAATCAAACTCccatttagactttgggaaatgtttagcATTACTtgaatatgtgatattttattgcatttctatctttatactgtggatggctttgttttgaaaatgttaaaagagCATTATATTTGtacttattgttttgttttctttcctaagatggaaataaattaattttgacaggaaaagaagtatattgtgtcaaaattcagcatttttcaaatctgtgattaatcgtgattaactacaaacaaatgatgcgattaatcacgatttaaacttttaatcaactgacagcactagtatttAACATTTTAGTAATGTAAACTGTTTTTGTAACATCCCTCCCTTATATTTTGTggtctgataaacacacacatacagtacagacaCACTAAACTAATATTTACAAGTGACTAAGGCAACTGTGTTGGCTCTGTTGCTGgcctttttttccccccagcaTTCTTGAAGAGATTGGCATCTTAAAAGGGGATCAGCACATTGTAAATGGCTGTTTGGCCTTTCACACTGACCTGACAGATTGTTACATAATTCATGATGCAGTTGAGTTCCAAGACATTATGGGTACATTTGAAGAGGATTCTGCATAGTTTATAGAACACAGTGCCCTAAAAAATGAGTTTGTGTTCACATGTGTAAAAAAAGTGAGGGCGTCCGTCGACTGACAGAACATGGGGAAGCACTGCAGGAACTTCATGAAAACAGCATACCTGAACAGTTACAGCAAGACAGTTGACGTGAAGGTAAAACAGGAAGAAGAGGACATAAATGGGGTATGGAAGGTTAAGTCCTCGGATTTCGAAGTCatttcatttgtttaaaaatcattgttCATTGGAGTCTATTAGAACATTTTCATACTTGTCGTCATCCTTCAGTTTTTCTTAATTAGcgtcaattaaaaatgtaattgcaaagTGTCTTAGTATTAAACATGAATCAAAATACATAGTACAACATCAATGTATCTGATCTGAATAGTATATTAAGTATCAGTTTTTATCTGAACTATGATATTGTAGGTAAGTGAAGTTACCTGAGGTTGTAGACGAAACTCCTCCCTGCAGATCACACAAGGCAGGGTTGAATCTCCCTCCTGGATGGACCTGGCTTTAACCTCTGCCCACTCCTCTGCTGTTAGTCTTCTTGAGGGAGCTGCCACCAGACCCATCCTCTGAGCTTAATAACAACCACCATCATCGTTACCGTCAAAATCATTAACAACTAAACACCGCAATGAACCACAAAGACCACAGCCTACCGAGAGTCAGAGGTGGAGGGGCAGGATCCAACACATACTCATGTTCCTCTTGCTCCTGTGTCTGCTCAGCATCTTTGACTCTCTGCCTTGTGCTTTGTTTCTTGTGCCTCCTACTACCATGGGCAGCCCCAAAGGCAGCTCGACAGGAAACGTCTGACGCAAGGAGGTTGCAGGGGATGTTTCGAACAGAAATGCTTCTTGTGATATGGTCCTGTATTGCTACAGCTGTTAGAGTCAGCCTCCCACTTTCTGCTTTACAGATGAATTGCTAGGGAACATGGAGCTGTTAAACTcagtaaatacattataaaagccAGTTTAAACACTTGAGAATGGGCAGTCGTTTAATGTCCACTGCTCTCATACTTAGTTGGGTTAACTAAATGCATGACTATAGTAAAGCATAAGTTATTGTCATGAACCAAATTTTGAGGCCATGTTTTAATCCATTAAAATCACAGTTTGTTATGGCCAAACGAACCTTTGATAACTTTAACAAAATGTTCAAGCGCTGCACTGAGTTCTGTGATAATGATATGCAACGTCTGTCAATTTGAGACTGTGTCTTATGCCTGTTCCTTAATTTATGGAAAGGTTGCATGTTGATAAATGTAACATTGCATCATATTAGAGGGATTTATGTGTACCATAACATTAGTAATTAGTACTTAGTACTAgattagtactttttttttttaacaaagcatttaagtaattattatgcattttgCTAGCTACAACGTAAATGTATCTACATGTAGAGATATATAGTAGAGTTTACAAGAACTTGCGAATGTCATTGTGTCATAAGTGTAATTGATATGACAAATAACGCCTATTAATCGTATATAGATTATTATACATAGTTACAGATTATTATACATAGTTACACATAGCCTTAAACCACAACAGATAGCATTAGCTCGTTGACTGTAGCAGGGGAAATAAGACAAACGTTCTCTTCAAATATGAGGCGCAAAATAAGCAGACTTATTTTGATAACCTTTACAAGTCCCTCTCATATTAGCCCAACAACGCTCCATCAGAAATTATCCTGGAAAACAGAGAACAACTAAGCACCTCACCCTCGGCATTGCTGTCCACAGAAACACTGTTTACTTTGGCGCTAAGCAACGAAGTTCCATTCAACGCAGTAACGTTCCCACGAACTCATCATCTGGTTCTCCGAATCCTCTACGTAttatttataaatgtctttaaattctcgtttaaacatttacttgaatacttacTAACTCATCTTACTTGTTCAAATGTGCTATTGGGTAACCAAGTAGGCTACTGTATATGGATTATTAGGTTAAAACCCTAACGGTTTTACCGACATGACACACTAttttattctatctatctatctatctatctatctatctatctatctatctatctatctaactgtctgtctgtctgtctgtctgtctatctatttttgttttgtttagtttagctttgttttgttttgtttttattatttttttatttttgttttgtggtgcttgtatttaattttatttctatatttttttttctatattttttattttatttttggatctatctatcatctatctatctatctatctatctatctgtctgtctatctatctatctatgtctatctatgtctatctatctatctatctatctatctatctatctatctatctatctatcttgtctgtctgtctgtctgtctatctatctatctatctatctatctatctatctatctatctatctaactgtctgtctgtctgtctgtctctatttttgttttgtttagtttagctttgttttgtttttattatttttatgttttgtggtgcttgtatttaattttatttctatatttttttttctatattttttattttattttcggatctatctatcatctatctatctatctatctatctatctatctatctatctatctatctatctatctgtctgtctatctatctatctatctatctatctatctatctatctatctatctatctatcatctatctgtctatctgtctgtctatctatctatctatctgtctatcatctatctgtctatctatctgtctgtctatctatctaactatctagctatctctgtctgtctgtctgtctgtctatctatttttttgtttgtttgtttagtttagctttgttttgtttttatacattttttatttttgttttgtggttcttatattttattttatttctatattttttttctatattttttttattttattttctgatctatctatctatctgtttgtctgtctgtctgtctgtctgtctgagagcTTTTATTTGTCAAGTGTTTGCCTGTTTTGATATACAAATAGACTGATTAACTGAAGAAGATGCCCTTTAATGTTCATATTAAATGAATAGGGTCAATCAGTGGTTACATCACATGACCATAAATGGACCATATGCAATGAGGTGGAGGATCTCATTAAGCTGTCATCAAATGTTGAATGTTTAATTCAAAGCTTCTATGTGCATACCTTCACCATGAGATAAGGTGTCTCAAAGAGGTCActctgagatttaaaaaaaaggaaacaacttataacatacacacacacacacacacacacatgttggtgcagctatcattatgaggactctccatagacataatgatttttatactgtatgaactatagattctgtcccctaaccctacccctaaccctcacaaaaaacatcatttagtatgttttttaagatattttagttatggggacactagaaatgtcctcacaaaccacatttatagcataatacccttgtaattaccagtttgtaacctaaaacaatttcCTCATTAACCaaccaaacccgcccacacacacacacacacacacacacacatattggtgcaGCAATCCTCATGAGGACTCTCAatagacataatgtttttttatactgtacaaactatagattctatcccctaaccctacccctaaatctaaccctcacaaaaaaacattctgcatttttattttatgcatcatttagtatttttttttaagtgatttgaattatggggacactagaaatgtcctcataaaccatatttatagcataatacccttgtaattaccagtttgtaacctaacaaaaaagtcctcgtaaaccacacacacacacacacacacacacacacaaacacacacacacacatacacacacacacaaagacaaggCATTGTCATAAATGCTCACAAAGCAATAGTTTAAAGTGCATAACAAATGAGAACTATTGGCTATATTTAACACCCATTACTGGGAGCTATCAATAAGTGACATTCATCAAGAGAGTCTTTGAAAAGAGCAGTGGCCTTCTGTTTCATCATGACATAGGACAATTATCATGCTTCTTTTTCTATAGACTTGAGATTAGGGTGAGAAAAACGCAGCCTATGGCCTTTAATTCCGCAGACAAATGTATGGAACAATTTATTAGTGAGGAATGTATCCTCTGAGTGTTCAATCAAAGACCTGTCTTCCTCAAGCCCCATGACTTCAGGCCCATCATTTGTGTTTTTAAGTAAATAATCACAGTTTTCAAAAAGGGGTACAGTCAAGCCTCTCCATAAAAGCTGCTTTCTTCCAACTGTCATCAAAATGGATTTTAGTATGTGCTTTCAATTTCAACAGGACACTGTTTGTCTTCTTCCTCTCTATAAATACCAGTTAAAGAGCTGTCTATTTAACTTTCTTCCCTGTGAACCTTTTTACCTATTCCATGGTATTTTGAAAAGAGGAGACTCACCTTGACGTGCAAAGTGTTTATGACCTAAAAAACATGGGCTGGGAGTGTCTGTTGGTGTAATGTGTTGAATAGGAAACAGTTGCTAAACTTGTATGCAAACTTTGCAAAGACGCAGACAGCTTAAAAAAGGAAGAAGTAATCCGGCGATTTATCTCTGCTCAAAGGCAATGGGCCGGCATGTGATCGGAATGGCAACAGGTTAAATTTGGAAAAGAGCTAGCATTAAGAAGAGAGTCCATATTGCTTGTTTATAAAGTTTGAAATGGATAGTGGCATATGCATAACTAAATAATTTGAAGCATCAGTGGCGATATTCCCTAAGGACTGTTCAACAGTTCTATatctttgaaaacattgtttctgTTCAAACAACAGAATGTGATTCATCCAGTCAAATTTGGCAATGTTAGGCTATTAGCTTGAAGGTCTAAAGAATGGATGCACATCTCAAAAGCTGGTTCAATTTGGATGAATTACTATTGGTTgaaaagatttttaaataaagtgcCAATGGCATTGGTGGTTACCAATAGCATTACTCCTTTGTATATTTATACTAAacaaaacactttaaattaaTACTTTTGTGAGTATCTGGTTAAACCATGTCCTGTAGAAATGTAAATCAACGTCACTGCAAATGACATATAGTTgatcataaaaaaatgtaatcaacatTTAAGGTTGAAATGTAAATAGTGTAAAAGGTAAAGTGTAGtataacaaattaatttttagaagtacaaatattccatgtagtctcttaaaatgcaaaaagtaaaatgttgtttaaaatagttatatATGGAACATAGCAGACAACTTTCCAGAGGTATTTCATGGCAACTACCCATGCTCTTGTGGCTGTGAATATAAAAGTCTCATCTGCTATGTCTCTTGCCATAGCTGACAGTTACTGACAGTCTGACAGGTTAATTTCTTGTTTTTGATAGAGCACTTCAACTTTCTCTCTGTCATTTGTGCCAATATTATATAGCAGTATTTACATTAAACATTGTTGCATTATCCCATATCAATCTGACACTTTCATTTTCTAAGAGTGTGATCACATATCACTGAAATGGTAAAAAGAAGAATAAGCTTTTATAGTTACTACTGTAAACTGAAAGGCCCAAGTACTGTAAATAAGTTGCCCAAAGACTTTAATTTTTACCAAATGACTTTAACATCTGACATGTTAAACTAATACATTTGTGATTAAACTCAACCTTACTTTGAGGTTGGTACTTAAATGGAGAGTGCTGGAAAATATTTCattgcactgtaaagtgaataatgGAACAGAAACTAATCCATCTAATCCATTAATCATTTCAATGATAGAGATGACCTAAAGAGCAGTTTGTTTTGGGGCAGTCATtgttcaatttattttatttgcttcaGATAAACATCTTCCTAAACCACATTAATTGCCTGTTAAAAGATATTTCTCATCAACCAATTTGAGACATTTATGCAATTGTGTTATCATTGCTGACTTAGTAAACCTCtataaaaagaaaaggaaaatatatttttttctagacAGACAGAAGGCCAAATAGTTAGAACATGTCCaatgcaaatgaaatacaaatcacTGTGTGCTTTTGcatctttttatttcatttgctAAGTGCTACATTACCTCATGCTTTGGCCCTCACAAAGGATTTCCCATAAATCTCCTGGCGGCTGAGAGTAATCGATCAGGTGGTTTGATTAACCTGTCTGAAGGGTCCTCGCACAGTACTACAGGTCCATTTGGCTAAATCTGTGGGTGGCTTGTTGGAAATGTTCATTATCAGTTAGCCTGGCTGAGCTCAGACTGTAGAGGATGAGTTCTGGGACAGATCCCTCCAAAACATGCCGTCTTTTTTTCTTCCaatctcactctctctgtgtTTTCATGTTTGAGTACATCTGTGCTCAAACTGGTATTGCACATTTCCTACAGTAACACAAATTTGTTTTGGATCTTGAAATTTCAAATGTGAAATTAGAACTTTGGATCAGCTGCACTATAAGTGATGCTTTAACTATTTGTCAGTCTGGACTGGTCACAGGTTACGTCCTGCCTGCCTATCAACATACCTCATCCACTTATACTACATATAATAATAAGTCTGGATGATTTACACTCCCTCTCATAGTCTATGTGGACTGTGTGCCAAGTGGATTTCACTTGAATGTCGCAGTGGTGCCCAGCAATCTGCAATATGCTTGCAAAGCCATCTCCTCCTCATAATGGCCAATAATTGAGCAGAATCCATCACAGGGGCTGAAAATAGACTGCCATAATGGCCATAAATTGTAGCCCAGGAGAGATTAACACTCAGAGCTGTTCTGACCCTGCTGTGCCTGAGAGTCTCCTGTACCTCCAGAGACGAGCCTGTCACATTCTGCTCTCTGTCACCTGCTGATTTCATGCATAGGGCCAGCGATTAAAATTATAGCTCCCAAAGCATGAGGCCTTGTGCTCATGGTGGGTGGATGTGTGGGAAGAGTTGTGCTAAAGCCCATCATATATTGAAGTTCTCTGTGATATCTCACCTGTACTGGAAGTGGGTTTTAATTTAATGGAGACTACATTAGAATGGAAAAAGGAAGCTTATAAAGAGCTGAAAGTCATTTGGATGCCCTCAGGTAGTCCCTAACTGTTGCTTAGAAAATTAGTGTTGTCACTGAGTGTGGATTTATTATCGTTATCATTCATATTTAACCCcctcacatatacacaaacaaactGAGAGAAGGTAATTAACTCATCTCATTTAAAATGGGAGTTTAAAGCCAAAAGACTTCCTCACAAGTCACACATAAATCATGGCTTATTTCATGCGATCTAGTGAAAGAATGACTGAATGATGGAAGTTGACATTTGCCTTGGGTTGATGGAATGTGTTTGTGGTAAAAATGTCGTAAATGcaaaatgaatatgaatatgtCCCAAACCACTCACTTGAATTATCACATAATTGGGGACTTTCCGCGTTTACCATGGGGCAACACCCTTTCAACTCTCTGTGCTCTGCTCTGAGTTTGAGTTTGGTTATTTTATTTATGGCTTCGGAACATTATcttacaatgcaaaataatgttCCTGATAGAGTCAAGCTGAGTGCAGACAACAATTTTCTGCAAAGCTCTGTTTATCTCAAACTTAAGTTTGATACATTTCCATGgttaccattaaagggatagttcacccaaaaatgaaaattcagtcattgtttactcaccccggTGTCTTTATAAccctaaatgactttctttcttttttgtaacacaaagggaaaaattgtgaaaaacatgttgtgctcagtgatgtcatacaatggcagttttttttttcctccctttttctccccaatttggaatgcccaattcccaatgcactctaggtcctcgtggtggcatagtgactcgcctcaatctgagtggtggaggatgaatctcagttgccttcgcgtctgagaccgtcagtctgcgcatcttatcacgtggcttgttgagcatgttaccacggagacatagcacatgtggaggcttcatgctattctccgtggcatccacgcacaattcaccacgcgccccaccgagagcgaggaccacattatagtgaccacgaggaggttaccccatgtgactctaccctccctagcaaccgggccaatttggttgcttaggagacctggctggagtcaatggGAGTTTAAAGTGACcgcctcttcaagcttcaaataaatacaaatgtataattcagaagtctaataaatgattccatgagactcatgattgttatgaaagcatacaataaggtttggtgagaaatgaaccgaaatctaatgtattatttagtgaaacttgTTGACTGACCGTGGATCTCCTGTGcacattcatgatagggcacgagagcaactgTTCACGAAGCCCCTTGCGACATTGATGCATTCAAGCAAAAACCTGTTTTGTTCATCTGAACACAGGTCCTCCACATCGATAGTGACAAAAGaatacaacacagctgcacaaaaaacagagaacagaacttactaaacatgtctgaaaagtTTATAGTCAAagtattgatgcatttctatacccagccttatttttttaaacgtTTTTGGACCGATGCCAGTTCACAATGGACGGAGTTACCAGCGGgtagaaaatagaaaacaagcgatcgatataATGTATTGTtgctcatcactgctggttaggacaaaaactcagattaccatagaaaatataccttttattgcGTGTtatttgccgtcaggttaggacacagtgtgactgtggctgcctgtagcctcctctatgtttctgtttgatttccgagtactccgttttaaaaaataaggctgggcatagaaatgcataaattcgtCAAATACAAACTCtccagacatgtttagtaagttctgttctctgttttgtgtgcagctgtgttgtgttctgttgccactatcactgtgtttttagataaacaaaatgtagTTCCTAAatgtaagttcgggaggagcgagcctatctaatctttcaattaacagccagagtatataagcagctgtttacctctcttcagtctcagctgtttccagcatccGGTCGTTCCATCCCTAAAACATGTCCGACCTCCCGGAAATCCAGCTATTCCAGTCAGACGACGATCTCTCTTTTCTTCCCGACACACCAACAGTCTCCTCTCATGCAAGACTAGATCCTCCTTTTCCAAGCATGGATAGCCCTTCTGAGCGTTCAAGCCACAAAAAACAGCGCTCCTACAAACCACGCTCCAGAAGACCACTCTCCCCTCCTCCTTCAATGCAGCCAGCTTTAAACGCGTCTCATTCCCCATCTTCCTGGATTTCATCTTCTCATTCTCTCGCCGTTACTCCATCATGTCCCCCCAATTCAAAATGGTCTGTCAACAGCCTATGTCAAGCCCTCTCCAGTTCCGGAAACCATTTCTCCCATAGATCTTCAAAAATTAAACTATACGAACTTCTCGTGAGCTCCCATAACCGTCCAAACATTCCTCCTAAGAGCAAAACTCAGCTTTCATCCACCTCTTTCTCCCTCCCCTCTTGGTGCTCAGGACGCTCTCGTTCACAGTGTGCTAAACCAGACGCAGCCGCTCACACTTCCTCGTCCGCTGCTTTTTCCTTCCGGCCAAATACAGCGGCCATTCAAAATAGTTCCGCTGCTAACCCAGCCCTCATCATCCCCTCTACTTCATTCCCTCCAATTTCCAGGCAAGAACCAGCACTCTCAACACATTCTACTCTTCTTCCTTCTGTATTTCCATTTAATTCTAATCCTTTATATGGAGCTGACACTTGCGTGAGGATGCCTCTGCAAACTGTCActccccccctccccctccctaTTCAACCTACTGCATCTAAGCAGAGAGTGGACCCTAATGTGAGGCTGTCTCCACAAATGGTCCTGCCCCCCCCTTCCCTTCCACTCCACTTCAATACATACCACTCTTCTCCCTACTGTTCCTACATTTCTTTCTAATCCTTTTCACGAAGCAGGTCCTAGCATGAGGTTGCCTCCACAAATGCCCCCCCACTCCACTTCAGATGTTTAAGGTGCTATTCATAGCTCGAGGATGCATCCCCAAGCGGACGCACCTTTTTTCCCACCCCACCCCCCTTCCTCCCGTACCAACCTGTACTGGCCAGGCCGAAGACCCATCAGCAAGGAGGCCTCCTGTTCagcctccctctctctttccccaTCCTATCTTCCCTTCTACAGCTCCAGTTCGCTTGCCAGCCCATACACTCACTTCTGCAGCTCCTCTCCAGCTCCTTCCCATGCAGCCGCCTTGGAACCACCTCCAGTCTCAACCCACCTCCGCTCCCTAATCCTATCAGGTGCTGACATAGACCTTCCTACCCTGCTCACATCAGTCCCCACTAATGAAACCCATCGTTCCTTTGACTGTGGCCTCTTAGCCATCAACCTAAAAAACTCAACCCCTTCTACAAAACGAGTGCTCACTCTTGCAGAATTCTGCATAGCTTTTGGTAGATTCACCGAAGTAATATGCTCTATTTTTCCCACAAGACGCAAGGAGCTAAATGATTATCTCTCCATTATAGCAAAGCTCAGTCTCTCCTTCAGAGGCAGTCACTTTAACATGTACCATAAACTTTTTGCAGCAAAATGCGCCACTCACTTCGCCCATTGGAACCAATGCCCAAATTGGGGGGCACTCAACCTAGAACACTACAATAGAGTTTTCTTAGGATGTCAAAGCCTCTCTTGCGCCATCTGCAGATCCATAGTTCACACAatttcactatgcccccaaatcaACCCAGATCCACCAACCC is part of the Myxocyprinus asiaticus isolate MX2 ecotype Aquarium Trade chromosome 2, UBuf_Myxa_2, whole genome shotgun sequence genome and encodes:
- the rnf32 gene encoding RING finger protein 32, giving the protein MPRQFICKAESGRLTLTAVAIQDHITRSISVRNIPCNLLASDVSCRAAFGAAHGSRRHKKQSTRQRVKDAEQTQEQEEHEYVLDPAPPPLTLAQRMGLVAAPSRRLTAEEWAEVKARSIQEGDSTLPCVICREEFRLQPQVLLSCSHVFHKVCLRSFENFSGRKSCPMCRKEQYETRVIYDGARLYREKCAIRIQAFWRGYLVRKWYRNIRKHVPPKDQQLRRRFFEKKFQEISDSLVQSCSTDVDAFLNDIDHSVAMSHNILRRFDNEYMSVSKMEEKDWLEAQEKAVQRGVQDCPICLNSLNTHNCMSKDGRNVLLLSCSHLFHEPCLQAFELFCQEVKPTCPLCRSRYTKMLV